In a genomic window of Streptomyces pristinaespiralis:
- a CDS encoding type 1 periplasmic-binding domain-containing protein: MSTGEQQSRIPAYPGVERFVDAFDKLVVQPRRSRSRVPVVLLSEPGDGRAGRRIVAGLRTRLRGREGRLAPHACVPAAPADPAEPPLDLFEQIAFQLDASMPPGTGRLRLPSYRLLRAVVCAPAAGGLMERRPGELRDHCYAQHREVSALARSLWWLGGRDQANGGTLLELLWNFIAGPLFQRLPRALYGRRANRRMLGRGRSGGRRWYAEWVRQQQGTPPSEFFRSALDLVGGGPEGDPEQLDRILVHALLADLEAAGRKRPFDPWRRRRVSRFVLLVEEAGPAESRIQRFLRELRSAMEDLRCTSVVAVAAGVRTLASRIPDIEVPGLSAAGADLANIAQRGTPPGRPSGMVVPVEEGPEDDQAATYWLGRWPTLAPPTHRWGPGVEVAGALGAGVLALVVAAGLLAGVPFTSVGPDPCLGSTFLGTDGQCVGVAEGAASFGTGDSERAVRDVLQRIEQQNEQVEQELSGRDADDPRPRSRTVVYFGPLSGGKDAEDPVRGGTLAELRGLALAQAYVNAQALRTGERVPLRVLAANAGDRFKDAPAVARRIVDLAEKDRSIVGVVGFGQSRRRTYEAMAILDEAGLPMVGTSGTADELLRQGEHYYQTAPTDTRAGQVMASFAEHAAMVDGRTALRVRLIADPSDAYSASLATAFRSAYGDGRTDMLLYTPTDAPEPSPVPGGPVGPSVQAVEDLAREVCRAVAAEPRTAVVWAGRGSHFQLFLGELARDARDCPEVSVLGGDDVTNALTEERRPWEVFAGLTLYYVSHGRAPALSGASGEAGAFLSAYDRTYANDHGARTGAMRQDAHVALAWDAMRYLAEGVDQAWRGTGGNDERLDRGLLQAVLYQGLGGGGFDGATGRIEAHGAAGGGRLTEKKLTAVEQGGAKGSRTVLLCGTVARGDVRDVWGQGKHPCP; this comes from the coding sequence GTGTCAACGGGGGAACAACAGAGCCGGATTCCGGCGTACCCGGGCGTCGAACGCTTCGTCGACGCCTTCGACAAGCTCGTCGTGCAGCCGCGGCGCAGCCGCAGCCGGGTGCCCGTCGTGCTCCTGAGCGAGCCGGGCGACGGGCGGGCCGGCCGCCGGATCGTCGCGGGGCTGCGCACCCGGTTACGCGGCCGGGAGGGGCGGCTCGCCCCGCACGCCTGCGTACCGGCGGCGCCCGCCGACCCGGCGGAGCCGCCGCTCGACCTGTTCGAGCAGATCGCCTTCCAGCTCGACGCCTCGATGCCGCCGGGTACCGGGCGGCTGCGGCTGCCCTCCTACCGGCTGCTGCGCGCCGTCGTCTGCGCGCCCGCCGCCGGCGGCCTGATGGAACGGCGTCCGGGGGAGCTGCGGGACCACTGCTACGCCCAGCACCGGGAGGTCTCCGCCCTCGCCCGCAGCCTGTGGTGGCTGGGCGGCCGGGACCAGGCGAACGGCGGCACGCTGCTCGAGCTGCTGTGGAACTTCATCGCCGGCCCGCTGTTCCAGCGGCTGCCGCGGGCCCTGTACGGCCGCCGGGCCAACCGCCGGATGCTGGGCCGCGGCCGGTCCGGAGGCCGCCGGTGGTACGCGGAGTGGGTACGGCAGCAGCAGGGCACCCCGCCCTCCGAGTTCTTCCGCTCCGCCCTCGACCTGGTGGGAGGCGGCCCGGAGGGCGACCCCGAGCAGCTCGACCGGATCCTGGTGCACGCGCTGCTCGCCGACCTGGAGGCGGCCGGGCGCAAACGGCCCTTCGACCCGTGGCGGCGGCGCCGGGTCAGCCGCTTCGTGCTCCTGGTGGAGGAGGCAGGCCCCGCCGAATCGCGCATCCAGCGCTTCCTGAGGGAACTGCGTTCGGCCATGGAGGACCTTCGGTGCACCTCGGTGGTGGCCGTGGCCGCCGGTGTGCGCACCCTCGCCAGCCGGATCCCCGACATCGAGGTCCCGGGCCTGTCCGCCGCCGGCGCCGATCTCGCCAACATCGCCCAGCGCGGCACCCCGCCGGGCCGCCCCTCCGGCATGGTGGTCCCCGTCGAGGAGGGCCCGGAGGACGATCAGGCGGCGACGTACTGGCTGGGCCGCTGGCCGACGCTCGCCCCGCCCACGCACCGCTGGGGGCCGGGCGTGGAGGTGGCCGGCGCGCTCGGCGCCGGGGTGCTCGCCCTCGTGGTCGCCGCGGGGCTGCTCGCCGGTGTGCCGTTCACGAGCGTCGGGCCCGACCCGTGCCTCGGCTCGACCTTCCTGGGCACGGACGGCCAGTGCGTCGGTGTCGCGGAGGGGGCCGCGTCGTTCGGCACGGGCGACAGCGAGCGGGCCGTACGGGACGTGCTCCAGCGCATAGAGCAGCAGAACGAGCAGGTGGAGCAGGAGCTCTCCGGCCGGGACGCCGACGACCCGCGGCCGCGTTCACGCACCGTCGTGTACTTCGGGCCGCTCAGCGGCGGCAAGGACGCGGAGGACCCGGTGCGCGGCGGCACGCTCGCCGAACTGCGGGGCCTGGCCCTCGCGCAGGCGTACGTGAACGCGCAGGCCCTGCGCACCGGTGAGCGGGTGCCGCTGCGGGTGCTCGCCGCGAACGCGGGCGACCGGTTCAAGGACGCCCCGGCGGTGGCCCGGCGGATCGTCGACCTCGCGGAGAAGGACCGTTCCATCGTCGGGGTCGTCGGTTTCGGGCAGAGCAGGCGGCGCACCTACGAGGCGATGGCCATCCTCGACGAGGCAGGCCTGCCGATGGTCGGCACCTCCGGCACCGCCGACGAGCTGCTCCGCCAGGGCGAGCACTACTACCAGACCGCACCGACGGACACCCGGGCCGGCCAGGTGATGGCGTCCTTCGCCGAGCACGCCGCGATGGTGGACGGCAGGACCGCGCTCCGCGTTCGGCTGATCGCCGACCCCTCGGACGCGTACAGCGCGAGCCTGGCGACGGCGTTCCGCTCGGCGTACGGCGACGGACGCACCGACATGCTCCTCTACACGCCGACGGACGCGCCGGAGCCCTCGCCGGTGCCGGGCGGGCCGGTGGGGCCCTCGGTCCAGGCCGTGGAGGATCTGGCGCGTGAGGTGTGCCGTGCGGTGGCGGCCGAGCCGCGCACGGCGGTGGTGTGGGCGGGCCGGGGCAGCCACTTCCAGCTGTTCCTGGGGGAATTGGCGCGCGACGCCCGCGACTGCCCGGAGGTCAGTGTGCTCGGCGGTGACGACGTCACCAACGCGCTGACGGAGGAACGCCGTCCGTGGGAGGTCTTCGCCGGGCTGACGCTGTACTACGTCTCGCACGGCAGGGCCCCAGCCCTGTCCGGCGCGAGCGGCGAGGCCGGCGCCTTCCTCTCGGCGTACGACCGCACCTACGCGAACGACCACGGCGCCCGTACCGGCGCGATGCGGCAGGACGCCCATGTGGCGCTCGCCTGGGACGCGATGCGGTATCTGGCGGAGGGCGTCGACCAGGCCTGGCGCGGAACGGGCGGCAACGACGAGCGACTCGACCGCGGGCTGCTGCAGGCGGTGCTCTACCAGGGGCTCGGCGGTGGGGGGTTCGACGGGGCGACCGGGCGGATCGAGGCGCACGGTGCGGCCGGCGGCGGCCGGCTGACGGAGAAGAAGCTGACGGCGGTGGAGCAGGGCGGCGCCAAGGGGTCGCGGACGGTGCTGCTGTGCGGGACGGTGGCGCGCGGTGACGTGCGCGACGTCTGGGGGCAGGGGAAGCATCCCTGCCCCTGA
- a CDS encoding MBL fold metallo-hydrolase produces the protein MIDFRTDAPVAGSLDVRWHAGGPVAGNDTAPAIQVHAYSEHTLILRQSKSVHFEAPFLYLLFGNDRALLLDTGATADPTAMPLRATVDTLIGQWLARHPREWYGLVVAHTHGHGDHIAGDAQFADRPCTDVVGPSLDAVTAYFGFEQWPLRPVELDLGGRVLDLLPGPGHEEAAVVFHDRHTGLLLTGDSLYPGRLYVRDTPAFTATVDRLLAFCERAPVTHVLGCHIEMTRTPDKDYPRGTTHQPDEPPLELTPAHVRRLRDALARGRGPCGDFIVVYEDGRRP, from the coding sequence GTGATCGATTTCCGTACAGACGCTCCCGTCGCCGGCAGCCTCGATGTCCGCTGGCACGCCGGCGGCCCGGTGGCCGGGAACGACACCGCGCCCGCGATCCAGGTCCACGCGTACAGCGAGCACACGCTGATCCTGCGGCAGAGCAAGTCGGTGCACTTCGAGGCGCCGTTCCTCTACCTGCTGTTCGGGAACGACCGGGCACTGCTGCTGGACACCGGCGCCACCGCCGACCCCACCGCCATGCCGCTGCGCGCCACCGTCGACACGCTGATCGGGCAATGGCTCGCCCGGCACCCCCGGGAGTGGTACGGACTGGTCGTCGCCCACACCCACGGGCACGGCGACCACATCGCGGGCGACGCGCAGTTCGCGGACCGTCCGTGCACCGACGTCGTGGGACCGTCCCTCGACGCGGTGACGGCGTACTTCGGTTTCGAGCAGTGGCCGCTGCGCCCCGTGGAGCTGGACCTCGGCGGGCGGGTGCTCGACCTGCTGCCCGGCCCCGGCCACGAGGAGGCCGCCGTCGTCTTCCACGACCGGCACACCGGTCTCCTGCTGACCGGCGACTCCCTCTACCCGGGCCGGCTCTACGTCAGGGACACCCCCGCCTTCACCGCCACGGTCGACCGGCTGCTGGCGTTCTGCGAGAGGGCCCCGGTGACCCATGTCCTCGGCTGTCACATCGAGATGACCCGCACCCCCGACAAGGACTACCCGCGCGGTACGACCCATCAGCCGGACGAGCCGCCGCTCGAGCTGACGCCCGCCCATGTGCGCCGGCTGCGCGACGCGCTCGCGCGGGGCCGGGGCCCGTGCGGTGACTTCATCGTGGTGTACGAGGACGGACGGCGACCGTGA
- a CDS encoding NAD(P)-dependent malic enzyme: MAAEIVNPRSDSADTESADEPFDPAFALHRGGKMAVQATVPVRNKDDLSLAYTPGVAKVCTAIAERPELVHDYTWKSQVVAVVTDGTAVLGLGDIGPEASLPVMEGKAILFKQFGGVDAVPIALATTDADEIIETVVRLAPSFGGVNLEDISAPRCFEIERKLQERLDIPVFHDDQHGTAVVTLAALRNAAKLTGRTLGELRGVISGAGAAGVAIAKFLLEAGLGDVAVAARKGIVSRDREDLTPVKRELAELTNRAGLSGSLENALAGADVFIGVSGGTVPEAAVASMAPGAFVFAMANPNPEVHPDVAHKYAAVVATGRSDYPNQINNVLAFPGIFAGALQVRASRITEGMKIAAADALADVVGDALSADYVIPSPFDERVAPAVTAAVAAAARAEGVARR; the protein is encoded by the coding sequence ATGGCAGCGGAGATCGTCAATCCTCGCAGCGACAGCGCCGACACGGAGAGCGCCGACGAGCCCTTCGATCCGGCGTTCGCACTGCACCGCGGCGGCAAGATGGCCGTCCAGGCCACCGTGCCGGTGCGGAACAAGGACGACCTGTCCCTCGCTTACACACCCGGCGTCGCCAAGGTCTGCACCGCCATCGCGGAGCGGCCCGAACTCGTGCACGACTACACCTGGAAGTCCCAGGTCGTCGCCGTCGTCACGGACGGAACGGCGGTGCTCGGTCTCGGAGACATCGGACCGGAGGCCTCCCTCCCGGTCATGGAAGGGAAGGCGATCCTTTTCAAGCAGTTCGGCGGCGTGGACGCGGTCCCGATCGCCCTCGCCACCACCGACGCCGACGAGATCATCGAGACCGTCGTGCGCCTCGCGCCGTCCTTCGGCGGAGTGAACCTCGAGGACATCTCGGCACCCCGGTGCTTCGAGATCGAGCGCAAGCTCCAGGAGCGCCTCGACATCCCCGTCTTCCACGACGACCAGCACGGTACCGCCGTCGTGACCCTCGCCGCCCTGCGCAACGCCGCCAAGCTGACCGGGCGCACGCTCGGCGAGCTGCGCGGTGTCATCTCCGGCGCGGGCGCGGCCGGTGTGGCGATCGCGAAGTTCCTGCTGGAGGCCGGTCTCGGCGACGTGGCGGTCGCGGCCCGCAAGGGCATCGTCAGCCGCGACCGCGAGGACCTGACGCCGGTCAAGCGTGAGCTCGCCGAGCTCACCAACCGTGCGGGTCTCTCGGGCTCCCTCGAGAACGCGCTGGCCGGCGCGGACGTCTTCATCGGCGTCTCCGGCGGCACGGTGCCGGAGGCCGCTGTCGCGTCCATGGCGCCGGGCGCGTTCGTCTTCGCCATGGCCAACCCGAACCCGGAGGTGCACCCCGACGTCGCGCACAAGTACGCGGCGGTCGTGGCAACCGGCCGTTCGGACTACCCGAACCAGATCAACAACGTCCTCGCCTTCCCCGGCATCTTCGCGGGCGCGCTGCAGGTGCGGGCGTCCCGGATCACCGAGGGCATGAAGATCGCGGCGGCGGACGCGCTCGCCGACGTCGTCGGTGACGCGCTCTCGGCCGACTACGTGATCCCCTCGCCCTTCGACGAGCGGGTCGCGCCGGCGGTGACCGCGGCCGTGGCCGCGGCGGCGCGGGCGGAGGGCGTCGCCCGCCGCTGA
- a CDS encoding amino acid ABC transporter permease — MTDPLDKSPADVPPGGGRDASPHKASSAPAGHIKAVPVRHYGRWISAVVVLGLLALLVRAFADAQIQWSVVGDQITNGTFARGAWETLKITVYSMVIGVVLGAILAVMRLSPNPVLSSVAWGYIWFFRGTPVLVQILLWFNLSLVFQYLDLGFIYRDEMNQVMTPFVAALLALGLNEAAYMAEICRAGIQSVDSGQTEAAHALGMKGGRTMRRIVLPQAMRVIIPPTGNEFINMLKTSSLAFAIGYGELFLRGREFGSRTLAIMEGYIVISLWYLALTTVFSIGQYYLERYYARGSSRSLPPTPLQRLRKQLSSFRVQSNVGGVKV, encoded by the coding sequence GTGACTGACCCCCTCGACAAGTCGCCGGCCGACGTCCCTCCGGGCGGCGGCCGGGACGCCTCCCCCCACAAGGCCTCCAGCGCACCCGCCGGGCACATCAAGGCCGTCCCCGTGCGTCACTACGGGCGCTGGATCAGTGCCGTCGTGGTCCTGGGGCTCCTCGCCCTGCTGGTACGGGCCTTCGCGGACGCTCAGATCCAGTGGAGCGTGGTCGGTGACCAGATCACCAACGGCACGTTCGCCCGGGGCGCCTGGGAAACCCTGAAGATCACCGTCTACTCGATGGTGATCGGCGTGGTCCTCGGCGCGATCCTCGCGGTGATGCGTCTCTCGCCGAACCCGGTGCTCTCCTCCGTGGCGTGGGGCTACATCTGGTTCTTCCGCGGCACTCCGGTGCTGGTGCAGATCCTGCTGTGGTTCAACCTCTCGCTGGTGTTCCAGTACCTCGACCTCGGTTTCATCTACCGGGACGAGATGAACCAGGTCATGACGCCCTTCGTGGCGGCGCTGCTGGCCCTCGGCCTGAACGAGGCGGCGTACATGGCCGAGATCTGCCGGGCCGGCATCCAGTCGGTCGACTCGGGTCAGACGGAGGCGGCACACGCGCTCGGCATGAAGGGCGGCAGGACGATGCGCCGCATCGTGCTGCCGCAGGCCATGCGGGTGATCATTCCGCCCACGGGCAACGAGTTCATCAACATGCTGAAGACCTCCTCGCTGGCGTTCGCCATCGGTTACGGCGAGCTGTTCCTGCGGGGCCGTGAATTCGGCTCCCGGACGCTCGCGATCATGGAGGGCTACATCGTGATCTCGCTCTGGTACCTGGCGCTGACCACCGTGTTCAGCATCGGCCAGTACTACCTGGAGCGGTATTACGCCCGCGGTTCGAGCCGTTCGCTGCCGCCCACGCCGCTCCAGCGGCTGCGGAAGCAGTTGTCCTCGTTCCGTGTGCAGAGCAACGTCGGAGGCGTGAAGGTATGA
- a CDS encoding zinc-binding dehydrogenase, giving the protein MFAAYAARIDRDQPLNGLELGERPAPEARPGWTTVTVKAASLNHHDLWSLRGVGLAEDKLPMILGCDAAGVDEDGNEVVLHSVIGQSGHGVGPDEPRSILTERYQGTFAEQVSVPTWNVLPKPKELTFEQAACLPTAWLTAYRMLFTNAGVRPGDSVLVQGAGGGVATAAIVLGKAAGLRVYATSRDEAKRKRAVELGAEEAYEPGARLPRRVDAVIETVGAATWSHSVKSLRPGGTLVISGATSGDRPAHAELTRIFFLELKVVGSTMGSKDELEDLLSFCAATGVRPVIDEVLPLDRAREGFEKMATGELFGKIVLTNS; this is encoded by the coding sequence ATGTTCGCCGCCTACGCCGCCCGCATCGACCGCGACCAGCCGCTCAACGGCCTTGAACTGGGCGAACGCCCGGCACCCGAGGCCCGTCCCGGCTGGACGACCGTGACCGTCAAGGCCGCCTCGCTCAACCACCACGACCTGTGGTCGCTGCGCGGGGTCGGTCTCGCGGAGGACAAGCTGCCGATGATCCTCGGCTGTGACGCCGCCGGTGTCGACGAGGACGGGAACGAGGTGGTCCTCCACTCCGTCATCGGGCAGAGCGGCCACGGCGTCGGCCCCGACGAGCCCCGCTCCATCCTCACCGAGCGCTACCAGGGCACCTTCGCCGAGCAGGTCAGCGTGCCCACGTGGAACGTGCTGCCGAAGCCGAAGGAGCTCACCTTCGAGCAGGCCGCCTGCCTGCCGACCGCCTGGCTCACCGCCTACCGGATGCTCTTCACCAACGCCGGTGTGCGTCCCGGCGATTCGGTGCTGGTGCAGGGAGCGGGCGGCGGCGTGGCCACCGCCGCGATCGTGCTCGGCAAGGCCGCCGGCCTGCGGGTGTACGCCACCAGCCGCGACGAGGCCAAGCGCAAGCGCGCCGTCGAGCTGGGGGCCGAGGAGGCGTACGAGCCGGGAGCGCGGCTGCCGCGCCGGGTGGACGCCGTCATCGAGACGGTCGGGGCCGCGACCTGGTCCCACTCGGTCAAGTCGCTGCGGCCCGGCGGGACCCTGGTGATCTCCGGGGCGACCAGCGGTGACCGCCCCGCGCACGCCGAGCTCACCCGGATCTTCTTCCTCGAACTGAAGGTCGTCGGCTCGACGATGGGCTCCAAGGACGAACTGGAGGACCTGCTCTCGTTCTGCGCGGCCACGGGCGTGCGGCCGGTCATCGACGAGGTGCTGCCGCTGGACCGGGCCCGGGAGGGCTTCGAGAAGATGGCCACCGGGGAACTCTTCGGCAAGATTGTCCTGACCAACTCTTGA
- a CDS encoding ABC transporter substrate-binding protein — translation MTASTTRRKTAAKSRTAAVCAIAVAGAMLLTACGDQTDNGASESETKGTASAAPLADKLPKEIRDKGVIKVGSDIAYAPMEFMDEGNKPAGVDIDIAKALGKVLGVEFQFENSTFDQLVLGMNNGRTDIVMSSMTDTKERQQGATEDAKGGADFVNYFKAGSAILVQKGNPKQVTTLDDLCGLTVAAQRGTANEALLKETQKKCGSDKIKEFISDQDTDSITQLQTKRADAVITDFPVALYNELNAGGGKLFEVVGEQIDAAPYGIAVSKKNTQLRDALQAAVQKIIDDGSYGEVLKEWKAESGAIEKATINAGK, via the coding sequence ATGACCGCAAGCACCACGCGCCGTAAGACCGCCGCGAAGTCCCGGACCGCCGCGGTCTGCGCCATCGCGGTCGCCGGCGCCATGCTGCTGACCGCGTGCGGCGACCAGACGGACAACGGCGCCTCGGAGTCGGAGACCAAGGGCACCGCGTCCGCGGCCCCGCTGGCCGACAAGCTGCCCAAGGAGATCCGCGACAAGGGCGTCATCAAGGTCGGATCCGACATCGCGTACGCGCCGATGGAGTTCATGGACGAGGGCAACAAGCCCGCCGGCGTGGACATCGACATCGCGAAGGCCCTCGGCAAGGTCCTCGGCGTCGAGTTCCAGTTCGAGAACTCCACCTTCGACCAGCTCGTCCTGGGCATGAACAACGGCCGCACCGACATCGTGATGTCGTCGATGACGGACACCAAGGAGCGCCAGCAGGGCGCGACCGAGGACGCCAAGGGCGGTGCCGACTTCGTCAACTACTTCAAGGCCGGCTCCGCGATCCTGGTCCAGAAGGGCAACCCCAAGCAGGTCACCACGCTGGACGACCTGTGCGGCCTGACGGTCGCCGCCCAGCGCGGCACGGCCAACGAGGCGCTGCTGAAGGAGACGCAGAAGAAGTGCGGCTCCGACAAGATCAAGGAGTTCATCTCCGACCAGGACACCGACTCGATCACGCAGCTCCAGACCAAGCGTGCCGACGCGGTGATCACCGACTTCCCGGTCGCCCTCTACAACGAGCTGAACGCCGGCGGCGGCAAGCTCTTCGAGGTCGTGGGTGAGCAGATCGACGCCGCGCCGTACGGCATCGCGGTGAGCAAGAAGAACACGCAGCTGCGTGACGCCCTCCAGGCGGCCGTCCAGAAGATCATCGACGACGGCTCGTACGGCGAGGTGCTGAAGGAGTGGAAGGCCGAGAGCGGCGCCATCGAGAAGGCCACGATCAACGCCGGCAAGTGA
- a CDS encoding alkaline phosphatase D family protein, whose amino-acid sequence MRTDRRNLLKAAAAAGALNLAWPLSAGLSPARAREAAEALGADYDPAPFTLGVASGDPLANSVLLWTRLAPEPLAAEQPLPEVVEVEWTVALDRTLRQVVARGTAPASATLGHSVHVPVHGLRPDTRYWYGFRALGRTSRVGRTRTAPAGGARPVRFAAANCQAFHDGFYAAHRGIAREDVDFVVHLGDYVYEHGQVGGVPADHVRDHEGPSVFTVADYRRRHALYKGDASLREAHAAHPWFMTWDDHEVVNDYSGTGGGAPFMQRKAAAYQAWYEHQPHRDDSAFALPDPEIHRVRRWGDLLELTVLDLRSYRSAQNLPDGTILGQGQKSWLKRGIDRAPDAWHVWANSIMLSQLRGRPGGPYMFTDQWDGFLAERKEVLGHVHSSGLEDLVVITGDWHSAFVDDIRTDFDDPSSPLVGTEFTAHSVTSGAYSAEWNRTNGPLMGAANPHLKYFEGNRYGYDVYEVTPERFSAHMRVIADRRDPASPVTTLTSFHVDRGSTGSYEDPATKNSPAQWRRD is encoded by the coding sequence ATCAGGACCGACCGACGCAATCTGCTCAAGGCGGCGGCCGCCGCGGGCGCCCTCAACCTGGCGTGGCCGCTGAGCGCCGGGCTGTCGCCGGCCCGGGCCCGTGAGGCGGCGGAGGCGCTCGGCGCCGACTACGACCCGGCGCCGTTCACCCTCGGCGTCGCCTCGGGCGACCCGCTCGCGAACAGCGTCCTGCTGTGGACCCGTCTCGCACCGGAACCGCTGGCCGCCGAGCAGCCTCTGCCGGAGGTCGTCGAGGTCGAGTGGACCGTGGCCCTGGACCGGACGCTCCGCCAGGTGGTGGCCCGCGGCACGGCCCCGGCCTCGGCGACCCTCGGCCACAGCGTCCATGTCCCCGTCCACGGCCTGCGCCCGGACACCCGCTACTGGTACGGGTTCAGGGCACTGGGCAGGACCAGCCGGGTCGGACGTACCCGCACCGCGCCGGCCGGCGGAGCCCGCCCTGTCCGCTTCGCCGCCGCCAACTGCCAGGCGTTCCACGACGGGTTCTACGCCGCCCACCGCGGAATCGCCCGCGAGGACGTCGACTTCGTCGTCCACCTCGGTGACTACGTCTACGAGCACGGCCAGGTCGGCGGCGTCCCGGCGGACCACGTCCGCGACCACGAGGGTCCGTCGGTCTTCACCGTCGCCGACTACCGCCGCCGCCACGCCCTCTACAAGGGCGACGCGTCCCTGCGTGAGGCGCACGCCGCCCACCCCTGGTTCATGACCTGGGACGACCACGAGGTGGTGAACGACTACTCGGGAACGGGCGGCGGCGCGCCGTTCATGCAGCGCAAGGCCGCCGCGTACCAGGCCTGGTACGAGCACCAGCCGCACCGCGACGACAGCGCCTTCGCGCTGCCCGACCCGGAGATCCACCGTGTCCGCCGCTGGGGCGACCTGCTGGAGCTGACGGTGCTCGACCTGCGTTCGTACCGCTCCGCGCAGAACCTTCCCGACGGCACGATCCTCGGCCAGGGGCAGAAGTCCTGGCTGAAGCGGGGCATCGACCGGGCGCCCGACGCGTGGCACGTCTGGGCCAACTCGATCATGCTCAGCCAGCTGAGGGGGCGGCCGGGCGGCCCGTACATGTTCACCGATCAGTGGGACGGCTTCCTCGCGGAGCGCAAGGAGGTGCTGGGGCATGTGCACAGCAGTGGCCTCGAGGACCTCGTCGTCATCACCGGAGACTGGCACTCCGCGTTCGTCGACGACATCAGGACCGACTTCGACGATCCCTCGTCCCCGCTCGTGGGAACGGAGTTCACCGCTCACTCCGTCACGTCGGGGGCCTACTCGGCGGAGTGGAACAGGACGAACGGTCCGCTGATGGGAGCGGCCAACCCGCATCTGAAGTACTTCGAGGGCAACCGCTACGGCTACGACGTGTACGAGGTGACTCCCGAGCGGTTCAGCGCCCACATGAGGGTGATCGCGGACCGCCGCGACCCGGCGTCGCCCGTCACCACGCTGACGAGCTTCCACGTCGACCGGGGCAGTACCGGTTCCTACGAGGACCCGGCGACGAAGAACTCGCCGGCCCAGTGGCGGAGGGACTAG
- a CDS encoding cellulase family glycosylhydrolase, giving the protein MYRRLLAVLVSALLLLCAAPARAHGPAAGDAPDGIPRLTDDRGRVLTLRGWNVEDKTHRGEAALSAITERHFRDLRARGFNFARLLVFWDDLEPVRGRYSERYLRRIGQVLDWARTYRVHVVIDAHQDVFGPVFGHRGIPEWATRTDGLPFTAHPDDWFAEYFEPAVQRAFTHLYEDPDLRSAQAGMWRVLADRFADHPAVIGYDLINEPMGEIREGEDLPAAARRIEAEQLTPMYNRLADAVRSVDRHTWLFVEPTPIVGEGVPTGLGGIDDPRTVYAPHFYNTAMEAGADHDPSAGWIEAYERAVTEYPARHRVPVVVGEWGPLNNALPNMGRFYRDALASLNRYSSGWAGYVWCYGGGYCALDAEGRFRVNKEQTAAPYAPAVAGGVTAEGYEAESGTYRLEYRSSPGFSEISVPPGASGWRIEVTGRAWPRVSTVPAGRTATVRIHARPGGHVTVAVRPRTPR; this is encoded by the coding sequence ATGTACCGCCGACTGCTCGCCGTCCTCGTCTCCGCGCTCCTGCTGCTCTGCGCCGCGCCCGCCCGGGCACACGGCCCCGCGGCCGGTGACGCGCCGGACGGCATCCCGCGGCTGACCGACGACCGCGGCCGGGTCCTCACCCTGCGCGGCTGGAACGTCGAGGACAAGACCCACCGGGGTGAGGCGGCCCTGTCCGCGATCACCGAACGGCACTTCCGCGACCTGCGGGCCCGGGGCTTCAACTTCGCCAGGCTGCTGGTCTTCTGGGACGACCTGGAGCCGGTGCGGGGCCGGTACAGCGAGCGGTACCTGCGCAGGATCGGCCAGGTGCTGGACTGGGCACGCACCTACCGCGTCCACGTCGTGATCGACGCCCACCAGGACGTCTTCGGCCCCGTCTTCGGGCACCGCGGCATCCCCGAGTGGGCGACCAGGACGGACGGGCTGCCGTTCACCGCGCACCCCGACGACTGGTTCGCCGAGTACTTCGAGCCCGCCGTGCAGCGTGCGTTCACCCATCTCTACGAGGACCCGGATCTGCGCAGCGCCCAGGCCGGCATGTGGCGGGTGCTGGCCGACCGCTTCGCGGACCATCCCGCCGTCATCGGCTACGACCTGATCAACGAGCCGATGGGGGAGATCCGGGAGGGTGAGGACCTGCCGGCGGCGGCCCGGCGCATCGAGGCCGAGCAGCTCACGCCGATGTACAACCGGCTCGCGGACGCGGTCCGTTCCGTGGACCGGCACACCTGGCTGTTCGTCGAGCCGACGCCGATCGTCGGGGAAGGCGTGCCGACCGGGCTCGGCGGGATCGACGATCCGAGGACGGTCTACGCCCCGCACTTCTACAACACGGCCATGGAAGCGGGCGCCGACCACGACCCGTCGGCAGGATGGATCGAGGCGTACGAGCGCGCCGTCACCGAGTACCCCGCGCGCCACCGTGTGCCGGTCGTGGTCGGCGAGTGGGGCCCGCTGAACAACGCGCTGCCGAACATGGGCCGCTTCTACCGGGACGCGCTCGCCTCCCTGAACCGCTACAGCTCCGGCTGGGCAGGCTACGTGTGGTGCTACGGCGGCGGATACTGCGCCCTCGACGCGGAGGGCCGCTTCCGCGTCAACAAGGAGCAGACCGCGGCCCCGTACGCGCCGGCCGTGGCGGGCGGGGTGACGGCCGAGGGGTACGAAGCGGAGAGCGGGACGTACCGGCTGGAGTACCGCTCGTCGCCCGGTTTCAGTGAGATCTCGGTGCCGCCCGGCGCGAGCGGCTGGCGGATCGAGGTGACCGGCCGTGCCTGGCCGCGGGTCAGCACCGTCCCGGCCGGCCGGACGGCCACGGTCCGGATCCACGCCCGGCCGGGCGGGCACGTCACGGTCGCCGTCCGTCCTCGTACACCACGATGA